The Desulfomicrobium escambiense DSM 10707 genome includes a region encoding these proteins:
- a CDS encoding FAD-dependent oxidoreductase — protein MPNTILEKKQLIPDQTSKLVIHAPEIAAKARPGNFVILRVHPKGEPVAIGRLERFVADEFFHRDSCDLISDKFECPSIDPDRKVACIGSGPSSLTVAGFLASRGCKVTVYEALHELGGVLVYGIPEFRLPKNKIVAKEVNALQDLQVEFVRNAVGGKTFGIQDLFDKGHKAVFIGVGAGLPRFMNIPGENLNGVFSANEYLTRVNLGRAYDFPNFDTPIIRGRHVTVYGGGNVAMDAARTARRLGAESVRIVYRRTVDAMPARREEVEHAIEEGVIMECLAAPLEFIPGEDGNLGTVRLQRMELGEPDASGRRSPKPVEGDIYELPTDLAVIAVGTRSNPVLLENEPGLALDKRGYIQVNEETGETSMPNVFAGGDIVTGAATVILAMGAGRLAAKEIARRLGC, from the coding sequence ATGCCGAATACCATCCTGGAAAAAAAACAGCTCATTCCCGACCAGACCTCCAAACTCGTCATCCATGCCCCGGAGATCGCGGCCAAGGCCCGGCCCGGAAATTTCGTCATCCTGCGGGTGCATCCCAAGGGCGAGCCCGTGGCCATCGGCCGCCTGGAGCGCTTCGTGGCCGACGAGTTCTTCCACCGCGACTCCTGCGACCTCATCTCCGACAAGTTCGAATGCCCCTCCATCGATCCGGACAGGAAGGTGGCCTGCATCGGCTCGGGCCCCTCGTCCCTGACCGTGGCCGGGTTCCTGGCCTCGCGCGGCTGCAAGGTCACGGTCTACGAGGCCCTGCACGAGCTGGGCGGCGTGCTTGTCTACGGCATTCCGGAGTTCCGGCTGCCCAAGAACAAGATCGTGGCCAAGGAGGTCAACGCCCTGCAGGACCTGCAGGTCGAGTTCGTGCGCAACGCCGTGGGCGGCAAGACCTTCGGCATCCAGGACCTCTTCGACAAGGGCCACAAGGCCGTGTTCATCGGCGTGGGCGCGGGCCTGCCCCGGTTCATGAACATCCCCGGCGAGAACCTCAACGGCGTCTTCTCGGCCAACGAGTACCTGACCCGCGTCAACCTCGGCCGGGCCTATGATTTCCCGAACTTCGACACGCCCATCATCCGTGGCCGCCACGTCACGGTCTACGGCGGCGGCAACGTGGCCATGGACGCGGCGCGCACGGCCCGGCGCCTGGGCGCCGAGAGCGTGCGTATCGTCTACAGGCGCACGGTGGACGCCATGCCCGCCCGGCGCGAGGAGGTCGAGCACGCCATCGAGGAGGGCGTGATCATGGAATGCCTGGCCGCGCCGTTGGAGTTCATCCCCGGCGAGGACGGGAACCTGGGCACGGTCCGTCTGCAGCGCATGGAACTCGGCGAGCCCGACGCCTCCGGGCGCCGCAGCCCCAAACCCGTCGAGGGGGACATCTACGAACTGCCGACGGACCTGGCGGTCATCGCCGTGGGTACACGCTCCAACCCCGTGCTGCTGGAGAACGAGCCCGGCCTGGCCCTCGACAAGCGGGGCTACATCCAGGTCAACGAGGAGACCGGTGAAACGAGCATGCCGAACGTCTTCGCCGGCGGCGACATCGTCACCGGCGCGGCCACGGTCATCCTGGCCATGGGCGCCGGACGGCTGGCGGCCAAGGAGATCGCCCGCAGGCTCGGCTGCTGA